Sequence from the Sanguibacter keddieii DSM 10542 genome:
TCGACGACCACGCGCACCACCCCGCCCTGCTCCCACGACGCGAGGGTCACGGTGGACCGGGCGTGCCGCACGGCGTTGTCGACGAGGTTGCGCACCACCCGCCCGAGCAGCGCCTCGTCGCCGCGCGCGCGGGCCGCGCCGATCTTCGAGGCGTCGACCGCGACGGTCCCGGCACCGCGGAGCCGGGACGCCTCGGCGAGCAGCAGGTCGTCGAGGTCGACCGGGCGCCCGCTGCCCTGCCGCGAGCGCTCGTCCAGCCGGGCGAGCAGCAGCAGCGACTCGACGAGGTCCTGGACGCGCGCCCCCTCCGCGAGGACGGTCCCGGCGAGCTCGGTCACCGCGACCCTGTCGGGGTGCGCAGCGGCGACCTCGGCGTACTGACGCATGGCGGCGAGCGGCGAACGGAGCTCGTGCGAGGCGTCGGAGACGAAACGACGCTGCGCCGCCTGAGCACGGTCGAGGCGCCCGAGCATCTCGTTCATGGTCTCGGCGAGGCGCGTCACCTCGTCGCCGGACGGCGGGACCTGCACGCGACGGTCGAGCTCGTGGGCCTCGAGACCGGCCACCTCGCTGCGGATCCGCTCGACGGGCGCCAGCGCCCGTCCGACCACCACCCAGGCGGTGAGCCCGACGAGGAGCACGAGCACCACGACCGCCACTACGAGCAGCGTCACGACGGTGCTGACCGCGTCCTCGGAGTCCTCCAGGGAGCGCCCGGCGAGCACACGGACGTCCTGCCCTGCGACCTCGACGTCCTCGCCGACGAACACCACCGGCTCGTCGTCGACGGTGGCCGTGAAAGAGTCC
This genomic interval carries:
- a CDS encoding sensor histidine kinase, translating into MADAAPAPAPVPARRRPWRTVRSRAALGAALVVGVFLVLGSFVFVALLSASLRGSVEQGAAADAELVAAQVEASGEARIPASDDHLLVLVSADGSVLDVSDEDIVLPSPLPRGDSFTATVDDEPVVFVGEDVEVAGQDVRVLAGRSLEDSEDAVSTVVTLLVVAVVVLVLLVGLTAWVVVGRALAPVERIRSEVAGLEAHELDRRVQVPPSGDEVTRLAETMNEMLGRLDRAQAAQRRFVSDASHELRSPLAAMRQYAEVAAAHPDRVAVTELAGTVLAEGARVQDLVESLLLLARLDERSRQGSGRPVDLDDLLLAEASRLRGAGTVAVDASKIGAARARGDEALLGRVVRNLVDNAVRHARSTVTLASWEQGGVVRVVVEDDGAGVPVAERGRVFERFVRLDEARARDDGGSGLGLAIVADAVRLHGGAVEVGDGTGGGARFTVTLPAVGDA